In Oceanobacillus sp. FSL K6-2867, one DNA window encodes the following:
- a CDS encoding DUF6044 family protein, translating into MLSKPLNFFIKNKYMLIATLILIGYLLPYYLLGEDTHIRMHDNLDSNIVWYKILAESGQIFTLTDTALPNVINGLPRSALPSGFDAVVWLYVLFEPMTAYSISQTIMRFAAFFGMYFLLSRHIFRSGCNTYIHIITVGASLGFAMLPYWPSGVLSIAGIPLALHLFLTIRKDGWDVPKYYWILLFIIPFFSNFVLSFIFFLGLLGVFWLIDWIKKKQVNWPFFIAIAAMTGIYLIKDYLLIVSMFFDKGFTSHRGELDLGYNTFERSVELSWENFLYGHTHDMALQTYLIIPTILIALLVAAFSNVKPRLLMSLFVFNFVISVWYAFWYWEGLRIVKDHFSLANTFNFARVHFLDPPIWYICFALALVIFWRHLKFGKIIACILISLQCFLAFGTTEELRYEAINTPTFKEFYSEDLFDEIEAYIARDQSEYRVVSIGMHPTIAQYNGFYTLDTYNNSFPLEYKHAFREVIAGELDKSATLENYFDTWGGRLYMYVAEHGKDYMFTKNRDGAINQLNIDTEALKNLGGDYILSAVPIENAEELGLEHEQTFESDTSIWRIELYSVS; encoded by the coding sequence ATGTTATCGAAACCATTAAACTTTTTTATCAAAAATAAATACATGCTGATTGCGACCCTTATCCTAATAGGCTACCTCCTCCCCTACTACCTATTAGGCGAGGACACGCATATCCGCATGCATGATAATTTAGATTCAAATATCGTCTGGTATAAAATCCTTGCCGAAAGCGGGCAGATTTTCACATTGACAGACACTGCATTACCGAATGTGATTAATGGTCTACCAAGAAGCGCTCTTCCTTCTGGCTTCGATGCTGTCGTATGGCTCTATGTTCTGTTTGAACCAATGACAGCTTATAGTATCAGCCAAACGATCATGCGGTTTGCCGCATTTTTTGGAATGTATTTCCTGCTTTCAAGGCATATTTTTCGTTCCGGTTGTAATACGTACATACACATCATTACAGTCGGAGCTTCTCTAGGTTTCGCAATGCTTCCATACTGGCCTTCAGGCGTACTGTCGATTGCTGGTATCCCACTTGCATTGCATTTGTTTTTAACGATACGAAAAGATGGTTGGGATGTACCGAAATATTACTGGATTCTCTTATTTATCATCCCATTCTTTTCAAACTTTGTACTTAGCTTTATCTTCTTCCTTGGATTACTAGGCGTTTTTTGGCTGATTGACTGGATAAAGAAAAAACAAGTAAATTGGCCATTTTTCATTGCTATTGCAGCAATGACAGGCATCTATTTAATCAAAGATTATTTGCTAATCGTATCGATGTTTTTTGATAAGGGCTTTACCTCCCATCGTGGTGAATTAGACCTTGGTTATAATACGTTTGAACGCAGTGTTGAGCTATCATGGGAAAACTTTCTATACGGTCATACGCATGATATGGCATTGCAAACGTATTTGATCATTCCAACAATTTTAATTGCCTTGCTCGTTGCGGCCTTTAGTAATGTAAAACCGAGACTGTTGATGAGCCTTTTCGTATTTAATTTTGTTATTTCTGTTTGGTACGCATTTTGGTATTGGGAAGGCTTAAGAATTGTGAAGGATCATTTCTCACTAGCAAATACATTCAATTTTGCTCGAGTGCATTTTCTTGATCCGCCAATTTGGTATATTTGCTTTGCATTAGCTTTAGTAATTTTCTGGAGGCATTTGAAATTTGGAAAAATCATTGCTTGCATTCTTATCTCGCTCCAATGTTTCCTGGCATTTGGGACTACAGAAGAATTAAGATATGAAGCTATTAACACACCAACATTTAAAGAGTTTTATTCTGAAGATCTTTTTGACGAAATTGAGGCATATATCGCAAGAGATCAGTCGGAATACCGAGTTGTTAGCATTGGCATGCACCCAACAATCGCACAATATAACGGATTCTATACACTCGATACGTACAACAACTCTTTTCCACTCGAATACAAGCATGCATTCAGAGAAGTTATTGCTGGTGAACTAGATAAAAGTGCAACATTAGAAAACTACTTTGATACATGGGGTGGAAGATTATATATGTATGTTGCGGAACATGGCAAAGATTATATGTTTACAAAGAACAGGGATGGAGCCATCAACCAGCTGAATATCGACACTGAGGCATTGAAAAACCTGGGCGGGGACTATATTCTTTCAGCTGTTCCCATTGAGAATGCGGAAGAACTCGGGCTAGAGCATGAGCAAACCTTTGAATCAGATACATCTATTTGGCGAATTGAGCTTTATTCGGTTTCTTAA
- a CDS encoding DUF6434 domain-containing protein gives MRPNLTKDMSIQSFEDFYWLKEELQAFCKENGISASGSKLEISDRIESFLRTGEIKKPIRKAMENRTVLQRELSLDTVISENHRCSQRVRAFFKTVIPNFHFSAYIQNYFKNNTGKTYRDAVEAWYKEEERKKDPSYKRQIAPQFEYNQYIRDFFADPANQGKSRKEAIEAWNTIKKLPGSNKYMPDY, from the coding sequence CTGAGGCCTAATTTAACAAAAGATATGAGTATCCAAAGTTTCGAAGATTTCTATTGGCTGAAAGAAGAATTACAAGCATTTTGCAAAGAAAATGGAATAAGTGCATCAGGATCCAAATTAGAGATTTCTGACCGGATTGAATCTTTTCTTCGTACAGGAGAGATAAAAAAGCCAATTCGAAAAGCAATGGAGAACAGAACAGTGCTACAAAGAGAATTAAGTCTTGATACAGTCATTTCAGAAAACCATCGTTGCAGTCAGCGGGTAAGAGCTTTTTTCAAAACCGTTATCCCTAACTTTCATTTTTCTGCTTATATCCAAAACTATTTCAAAAACAATACTGGAAAAACGTATCGTGATGCTGTAGAAGCTTGGTATAAAGAGGAGGAACGCAAGAAAGACCCATCGTATAAAAGACAAATTGCACCTCAATTTGAATATAATCAATATATTCGTGATTTTTTTGCTGACCCGGCTAATCAAGGAAAGAGCCGAAAAGAAGCAATCGAAGCATGGAATACGATTAAAAAACTTCCTGGAAGCAATAAATACATGCCCGATTATTAA
- a CDS encoding lysophospholipid acyltransferase family protein, whose amino-acid sequence MYYFAAYLLKFILSLFGRIKVYQKENLPQSGGYIIACTHTGWVDILWLGVSVLPTKIYYMAKKELFQTGFTKWLMEGLHAFPVDRENPGPSSIKTPRKLLRDNKVVGIFPSGTRTSEETPLKRGAVTIAAHSKAPIVPVAYTGPNNFPELFKRKKAKIIYGEPIYLSADHPKKEAMEIMMNELNAEMNRLQKEIE is encoded by the coding sequence ATGTATTATTTTGCAGCTTATTTATTAAAGTTCATTCTAAGCTTATTTGGCAGAATCAAGGTATACCAAAAAGAAAACTTACCTCAATCCGGAGGATATATTATAGCATGCACCCATACAGGATGGGTTGATATTTTATGGTTAGGTGTATCCGTATTACCAACAAAAATTTATTATATGGCAAAAAAAGAGCTATTCCAGACCGGTTTTACGAAATGGCTAATGGAAGGCCTGCACGCCTTTCCGGTTGACCGGGAAAACCCTGGACCAAGTTCGATAAAAACACCGCGAAAATTACTAAGGGATAACAAAGTAGTCGGGATATTTCCCAGTGGGACGAGAACAAGTGAAGAAACGCCATTAAAAAGAGGGGCAGTAACAATAGCAGCACATTCGAAGGCTCCGATTGTTCCGGTTGCTTATACTGGACCAAATAATTTCCCAGAACTATTTAAAAGGAAAAAAGCAAAGATTATTTACGGTGAACCTATTTACCTGTCTGCAGATCACCCGAAAAAGGAAGCAATGGAAATCATGATGAATGAATTGAATGCGGAGATGAATCGGCTGCAGAAGGAGATAGAGTAA
- a CDS encoding efflux RND transporter permease subunit, whose amino-acid sequence MVKFILKRKILVSLLTVLVLILGVYALTKLDEELMPEVDFDGAYVSVSAGDMAAIEVERNITTPLEQSFLGIDGVEDVFSTTNIGYSSIQIMIEKGRGEEVSKEIQSIANSIKANVSDVTDVIADQMSMSSSYEFFMDVSGGDMDEMTTFAKEVLEARLEDLSEVKDVALMGIQEYEMVVAFDREELTENTLDSTQVISIIQQANTEATLGEFTGEEEQPALRFETELSSVEDVESIPIQTQNGLVQVEDIATVSLQPLETSSNVWKEGSKDFIFVQVGRAADVTQIEMADAIRQELQEVKDEGLVAGFELNELVAQADYVEDSIDGVTENILIGGIIAIIVLLLYLRNVRATVVIAISIPTSILLTFITMWLLDYSFNMLTLIALGLGIGMMVDSSIVILESIFKKKEQGLAAFDAVVKGTKEVASAVIASMLTTIVVFLPIGLMGGDVGQFMVMLSAVVAITLISSVIVAFTIIPALSENFLKTGKNKKAKEGILIRGYGNFISWVVKKKRNSIAMIAVFFLMLVGSIFLVFRIPMTIMPDVLNRYTELMIDLETGVSIDEKNKVAMKISETLEEVEDTETSYIIDDGSMFFMLINMTKGDEITREQKEVNEEILSSLRELTDDYPIKSVQSAMSVSSGQPVQIQVKGESYEELQTLAANVTERLEGIEGVVGITNSVERTSIEKVVELDYEAMEDRGVTEMQLLPFVQEAFLDMPIGEVTANEGTVPLVVKWDEQIVNEDELLDLKVPTVEGETRLSTFIDLRTVDTPNEISHNNGERYITVSADIEDTDLGTVNREVQRMINDLDTPSGYTISAGGDLETQQELLTDLILIFVISIFLVYLVMAVQFNHLAHPIIVMSVIPMAFVGVVLGLFATQRELSIMSGMGVIMLIGIVLNNAILLIDRTNQLRREGIPVNDAVVRAGKDRIRPIFMTTFTTVGGMLPLALATGTTGNYQAPMATAVISGLMFATLITLVLVPAVYRTFNAIGYGLGRLFKRKSKAQETVEDEAV is encoded by the coding sequence TTGGTAAAGTTTATTTTAAAAAGGAAGATTCTGGTAAGCTTGTTAACAGTTTTGGTTCTTATTTTAGGTGTTTATGCTTTAACAAAGTTGGATGAAGAATTAATGCCAGAAGTTGATTTTGATGGGGCATATGTAAGTGTTAGTGCAGGAGATATGGCCGCCATAGAAGTAGAACGAAATATAACTACGCCCCTTGAGCAAAGTTTTCTAGGAATTGATGGGGTAGAGGATGTTTTCTCAACAACTAACATTGGATATAGTAGTATTCAAATAATGATTGAAAAGGGGCGGGGTGAAGAGGTTTCTAAGGAAATTCAATCGATAGCGAATAGCATCAAGGCTAATGTCTCAGATGTGACAGATGTTATCGCAGATCAAATGAGTATGAGCTCCAGTTACGAGTTTTTCATGGATGTTTCAGGAGGAGATATGGATGAAATGACAACTTTTGCAAAAGAGGTACTCGAAGCTCGTTTGGAGGACTTGTCAGAAGTAAAAGATGTTGCCTTAATGGGAATTCAAGAATATGAAATGGTCGTAGCGTTTGATAGAGAAGAGCTTACTGAGAACACATTAGATAGCACGCAGGTTATCTCCATTATTCAACAAGCCAATACGGAAGCAACCTTAGGAGAATTTACTGGTGAAGAAGAGCAGCCAGCACTCCGCTTTGAAACCGAGCTTTCTTCTGTAGAAGATGTTGAGAGTATTCCGATACAGACACAAAATGGATTGGTCCAAGTAGAAGATATCGCTACTGTTTCCTTGCAACCATTAGAAACCTCTTCCAATGTGTGGAAAGAAGGATCAAAAGATTTTATTTTTGTTCAAGTTGGTCGTGCAGCGGATGTTACACAAATCGAGATGGCAGATGCGATTAGACAAGAGCTTCAGGAAGTAAAAGATGAAGGATTAGTAGCTGGATTTGAATTAAATGAGCTTGTCGCACAAGCGGATTATGTAGAAGACTCGATTGATGGAGTAACTGAAAATATCCTCATAGGAGGTATTATCGCTATCATTGTGTTACTCCTATACTTACGTAATGTTCGTGCAACGGTTGTTATCGCGATTTCCATTCCAACTTCTATACTATTAACATTTATTACGATGTGGTTATTGGACTATAGCTTTAATATGTTAACCTTGATTGCGCTTGGATTAGGAATAGGAATGATGGTTGATTCCTCCATTGTTATCTTAGAGTCTATCTTTAAGAAAAAAGAACAGGGACTTGCAGCATTTGATGCGGTAGTGAAGGGAACGAAGGAGGTAGCATCGGCTGTTATCGCTTCTATGCTAACTACCATTGTTGTGTTTTTACCAATTGGGTTAATGGGTGGTGACGTAGGGCAGTTTATGGTAATGCTGTCTGCTGTTGTTGCAATAACCTTGATCAGCAGTGTGATAGTCGCCTTTACTATTATTCCAGCACTATCTGAGAACTTCCTGAAAACCGGTAAAAATAAAAAAGCAAAGGAAGGCATATTGATCAGGGGTTATGGTAATTTTATTTCATGGGTTGTTAAGAAAAAGCGTAATAGCATTGCCATGATTGCAGTATTCTTCCTTATGTTAGTTGGTTCCATCTTTTTAGTATTTAGAATACCAATGACGATTATGCCAGATGTATTAAATCGTTATACGGAATTAATGATTGATCTGGAAACAGGTGTATCTATTGATGAAAAAAATAAAGTGGCAATGAAAATAAGTGAGACATTAGAGGAAGTTGAGGATACGGAAACCAGTTATATTATCGATGATGGATCCATGTTTTTCATGCTTATTAATATGACAAAGGGCGATGAAATCACAAGAGAACAAAAAGAAGTCAATGAGGAAATATTAAGTTCTTTGCGCGAGTTAACAGATGATTATCCAATTAAAAGTGTACAGAGTGCGATGTCTGTAAGTTCCGGCCAGCCTGTTCAGATTCAAGTTAAAGGAGAAAGCTATGAGGAACTGCAAACACTTGCTGCAAATGTCACGGAACGGTTAGAAGGAATTGAAGGAGTAGTTGGAATTACGAATTCAGTTGAGCGGACTTCAATAGAAAAAGTGGTAGAGCTGGACTATGAAGCGATGGAGGATAGAGGAGTAACAGAAATGCAGCTTCTCCCATTCGTTCAAGAAGCCTTTCTTGATATGCCAATAGGTGAAGTAACGGCAAATGAGGGTACAGTTCCTTTAGTAGTGAAGTGGGATGAGCAAATAGTAAATGAAGATGAATTACTCGATTTGAAAGTTCCTACAGTAGAAGGAGAAACTCGTTTATCTACTTTTATCGATTTACGAACTGTGGATACACCGAATGAAATCTCTCATAACAATGGTGAAAGGTATATAACCGTATCTGCAGATATTGAGGATACAGATTTAGGAACAGTAAATAGAGAGGTTCAAAGGATGATTAATGACCTGGATACACCAAGTGGATATACAATCTCTGCTGGAGGGGACTTGGAGACACAGCAAGAGCTCTTAACCGATTTGATTCTTATCTTCGTTATCTCTATTTTTCTGGTATACCTAGTAATGGCCGTGCAATTTAACCATTTAGCACATCCAATTATTGTAATGTCGGTTATTCCAATGGCCTTTGTGGGTGTTGTTTTAGGTTTATTCGCCACGCAACGGGAGCTAAGTATCATGTCAGGTATGGGGGTTATTATGCTTATTGGGATTGTATTAAATAATGCAATTCTGCTTATTGATCGAACAAACCAATTGCGCAGAGAAGGTATTCCTGTGAATGATGCAGTAGTCAGGGCGGGGAAAGATCGTATTCGGCCAATTTTTATGACGACTTTTACTACGGTTGGTGGCATGCTGCCACTTGCATTAGCAACTGGAACAACTGGAAATTACCAAGCACCAATGGCAACAGCAGTTATTTCTGGACTGATGTTTGCAACATTGATTACATTAGTTTTAGTTCCAGCAGTTTACCGTACATTCAATGCAATAGGATATGGTTTAGGTCGATTGTTTAAAAGAAAGAGTAAAGCACAAGAAACAGTAGAGGATGAAGCGGTATAA
- the csaA gene encoding chaperone CsaA, which produces MATIGDFQKLDIRVGTVIHAEPFKEARKPAIKLEIDFGAEVGRKNSSAQITERYTPEQLIGRQVVAVVNFPPMRIAGYKSEVLVLGGVAGANDVILLAPDEVVENGTPVG; this is translated from the coding sequence ATGGCAACAATTGGAGACTTTCAAAAACTAGATATTCGAGTTGGTACTGTCATTCACGCGGAGCCTTTTAAAGAAGCACGCAAGCCTGCAATAAAGCTGGAAATTGACTTCGGAGCAGAAGTGGGCAGGAAAAATTCCTCTGCTCAAATTACCGAGCGCTATACACCCGAGCAATTGATTGGACGTCAAGTCGTTGCAGTCGTCAATTTCCCGCCAATGCGTATTGCGGGGTATAAATCAGAAGTATTGGTACTTGGTGGTGTTGCAGGGGCAAATGACGTCATCCTGCTTGCTCCTGATGAAGTCGTCGAAAATGGTACACCGGTCGGGTAA
- the argS gene encoding arginine--tRNA ligase yields MIKAYAEEITLQLDGVLGLEKVIDLIEKPKFEEQGDVAFPCFTLAKELRKAPNIIAKELAGKVNHPIFERVVANGPYVNAFLNQRMVSKHTLASIIKKGDRYGSMNFGKGENITIDFSSPNIAKPFSMGHLRSTVIGNSLANIVEKCGYQSIRINHLGDWGTQFGKLMVAYKLWGVEERVKKEPIQELLKLYVQFHAEAENDSTLEDDARAWFKKLEDGNEEAYSLWKWFRDESLLEFGEIYNLLGVHFDSYHGEAFYNDKMDRVINLLEESELLQVSDGAEVVDLSEHELAPCLIKKSDGATLYATRDLTAAIYRQETYKFEKSYYIVGHEQSLHFNQIFLVLQKLGYDWAKQLVHIPFGFILKDGKKMSTRKGKVVLLEEVIQEAIQLAEKSIAEKNPSLQNKAVIAETVGVGAIIFHDLKNDRQNNIEFSLEDMLKFEGATGPYVQYTHARACSILRKAEYEDTVMNGLNDSSSWSVVKLLMEFPAAIERSFNYHAPSQIAKYLIELSQEFNKYYGNVKVLIKDEELESRLALVKATTIVLKEGLRLLGVNAPHEM; encoded by the coding sequence ATCATAAAAGCGTATGCAGAGGAAATAACCCTACAATTAGATGGGGTTTTAGGGCTGGAAAAAGTTATCGATCTAATAGAAAAACCAAAGTTTGAGGAGCAAGGTGATGTAGCCTTTCCATGTTTTACACTTGCTAAGGAATTAAGAAAGGCTCCAAACATAATCGCGAAAGAGTTAGCGGGAAAAGTAAACCATCCCATTTTCGAGAGGGTTGTCGCAAATGGGCCGTATGTAAATGCCTTTTTAAATCAGAGAATGGTCAGTAAACATACTTTAGCATCGATTATAAAAAAAGGAGACCGCTACGGTTCAATGAATTTTGGTAAGGGGGAAAATATTACAATTGATTTTTCATCTCCAAATATTGCAAAACCCTTTTCAATGGGGCATCTGCGTTCAACTGTAATTGGTAATTCACTTGCAAATATTGTTGAGAAGTGTGGCTATCAATCGATTCGAATTAATCATCTTGGTGATTGGGGCACACAATTCGGAAAGCTTATGGTGGCATATAAATTATGGGGTGTTGAGGAGCGTGTGAAAAAGGAGCCAATTCAAGAACTGTTAAAGCTGTATGTGCAGTTTCATGCTGAAGCGGAAAACGACTCCACCTTAGAAGATGATGCAAGAGCCTGGTTCAAAAAGCTGGAAGATGGAAACGAGGAGGCATATTCCCTTTGGAAATGGTTCCGAGATGAATCTCTCCTAGAGTTCGGGGAAATTTATAATTTACTAGGAGTTCATTTCGACTCGTATCATGGGGAAGCATTTTATAATGACAAAATGGATCGAGTCATTAACCTTCTGGAGGAAAGCGAACTATTACAAGTTTCCGATGGTGCAGAAGTAGTAGATTTATCTGAACATGAATTAGCACCTTGCTTAATCAAGAAATCAGATGGTGCAACACTATATGCTACGAGAGATTTAACAGCCGCTATTTATCGTCAGGAAACCTATAAATTTGAAAAGTCATATTATATTGTCGGTCATGAGCAGAGTTTGCATTTTAATCAAATTTTCTTAGTGCTCCAAAAGCTTGGATACGATTGGGCTAAGCAATTAGTGCATATACCATTCGGTTTCATCTTGAAAGATGGGAAAAAGATGTCGACTCGAAAAGGGAAGGTCGTTCTATTGGAAGAGGTTATCCAAGAAGCGATTCAACTGGCAGAAAAAAGTATCGCAGAGAAAAATCCGAGCTTACAAAATAAAGCCGTTATAGCAGAAACGGTCGGAGTTGGGGCAATTATTTTTCATGATTTAAAGAATGACAGACAAAATAATATCGAGTTCTCATTGGAAGATATGCTGAAATTTGAAGGAGCAACTGGACCTTACGTACAATACACACATGCAAGAGCCTGTTCCATCTTAAGAAAAGCCGAATATGAAGATACAGTAATGAACGGCTTAAATGATAGCTCTAGCTGGTCTGTTGTGAAACTGTTAATGGAGTTTCCAGCAGCCATTGAGCGAAGCTTTAATTATCATGCGCCATCCCAAATTGCAAAATATCTCATTGAACTATCGCAGGAATTTAATAAATACTATGGAAATGTTAAGGTTTTAATTAAGGATGAGGAACTAGAAAGCCGGCTGGCATTGGTAAAAGCTACAACGATTGTGTTAAAAGAGGGATTGCGATTGCTAGGAGTAAATGCCCCGCATGAAATGTAA
- a CDS encoding CAP domain-containing protein, with translation MFKKISKLIFALIISLSLLIPTAAFAASSYTVAPGDTIWKIALKTQTGVSEIIGANSQLKNPNLIYPGQSLQIPPNNEYQVEQEVIRLVNAERANAGLPALKYDWELARVAKHKSQDMKDKGYFSHTSPTYGSPFTMMQNYGIKYKSAGENIAKGQSTAQQVVNAWMNSSGHRANILSKDYTHIGVGYVKSGHYWTQMFMKK, from the coding sequence ATGTTCAAGAAGATTAGCAAATTGATTTTTGCATTAATTATTTCATTATCATTACTAATACCGACTGCTGCGTTTGCAGCTAGTTCATATACGGTTGCTCCAGGGGATACGATTTGGAAAATCGCTCTAAAAACACAAACAGGAGTTAGTGAGATTATCGGAGCAAATTCACAATTAAAAAATCCGAATCTTATTTATCCAGGACAAAGCTTGCAGATTCCACCAAATAATGAATATCAAGTGGAACAAGAGGTCATTCGTCTTGTTAATGCAGAGAGAGCAAATGCTGGTTTGCCTGCATTAAAATACGATTGGGAGCTTGCTAGAGTTGCGAAGCATAAGTCGCAGGATATGAAAGATAAAGGATACTTCAGTCATACAAGTCCTACATATGGTTCACCGTTCACAATGATGCAAAACTATGGCATTAAATACAAATCAGCTGGTGAAAATATCGCGAAAGGTCAAAGCACTGCACAGCAAGTGGTAAATGCTTGGATGAATAGTTCAGGACATCGGGCGAACATTTTAAGTAAAGACTATACGCATATCGGTGTCGGTTATGTGAAATCAGGTCACTATTGGACACAAATGTTTATGAAAAAATAA
- a CDS encoding DUF4097 family beta strand repeat-containing protein, which produces MHNIKKIAAIALTLLLIGIIGTIFTVGSKNENYVPETIELKDEVYEEIAVQSNNAVVEVVPSNNETTTVEFSGNTEKNPKYDVKADVEGSMLSVTVKEKWFKFFNFDFSFSSPKLTVYVPEKAYETIQIDTDNGRIDAHELEASEMHINSNNGRTSASDLDVNELHVTTNNGRIELKDIQSSEVISEADNGEIKLENVEGELKGRTSNGKITLVTEHLDRPIDFSTNNGRINIQTENKPTNAVFDVKVDNGKARIFGNSNWNTVVGDGDNLIKLTANNGGITVEK; this is translated from the coding sequence ATGCATAATATTAAAAAGATAGCCGCCATTGCATTAACTTTATTATTAATAGGGATTATCGGAACAATTTTCACAGTAGGGTCGAAAAACGAAAACTATGTACCAGAAACAATTGAACTAAAAGATGAGGTTTATGAAGAGATTGCAGTTCAGTCAAATAATGCGGTGGTAGAAGTTGTTCCTTCAAATAACGAAACCACGACCGTTGAATTTAGTGGGAACACCGAAAAAAACCCGAAGTATGATGTAAAAGCAGATGTAGAAGGCAGTATGCTGTCAGTTACTGTTAAGGAAAAGTGGTTTAAATTTTTTAACTTCGATTTTTCATTTTCATCCCCAAAGCTGACGGTTTATGTGCCGGAAAAGGCATATGAGACAATTCAAATTGATACAGATAATGGGCGTATTGATGCCCATGAACTAGAAGCGAGTGAAATGCATATAAACTCGAATAATGGACGAACAAGTGCGAGCGACTTAGACGTAAATGAATTACATGTAACAACAAATAATGGCCGAATTGAGCTGAAAGATATACAGAGCTCGGAGGTTATTAGTGAAGCAGACAATGGAGAAATCAAATTGGAAAATGTTGAGGGAGAGCTGAAGGGAAGAACGAGCAACGGAAAAATTACACTCGTTACGGAACATTTAGATCGCCCAATTGACTTCAGTACAAATAATGGGCGAATAAATATTCAAACAGAAAACAAACCGACAAATGCAGTCTTTGATGTAAAGGTCGATAACGGAAAAGCAAGGATTTTTGGTAACTCGAATTGGAATACAGTTGTTGGAGATGGAGATAATCTTATTAAACTAACAGCGAATAATGGTGGTATTACAGTAGAAAAGTAA
- a CDS encoding DUF1700 domain-containing protein: MNKDQFFSKLNVSLKKLPSQEREDILQDFDEHFTIGLEEGKTEEQIAESLGSPQQIAKDLTAAYHVEKVEETITTANIFRAVWAVIGLGFFNLVIVLGPFIALAALIVAGWIAAGSFIVSPLLVLINTFMYPEIFQFFDLFFSIGLMGLGLFIAIGMYFATRAVTSGFIRYLKFNMRVVKGGMKDA; the protein is encoded by the coding sequence ATGAATAAAGATCAATTCTTCAGCAAATTAAATGTGTCTTTAAAAAAGCTCCCATCTCAAGAAAGAGAGGACATTTTACAGGACTTTGATGAGCATTTTACGATTGGATTAGAAGAAGGAAAAACAGAGGAGCAAATTGCAGAATCATTAGGTTCTCCACAGCAAATTGCAAAAGATTTAACAGCGGCCTACCATGTGGAGAAGGTAGAAGAAACGATAACGACAGCTAATATTTTTCGTGCGGTTTGGGCTGTGATCGGGTTAGGATTTTTCAATTTGGTAATTGTATTGGGACCATTTATTGCACTAGCAGCTCTCATTGTTGCAGGCTGGATAGCAGCGGGTTCCTTTATTGTATCGCCATTACTTGTTCTTATAAACACATTTATGTATCCGGAAATATTCCAGTTCTTTGATTTGTTTTTCTCGATTGGTTTGATGGGGCTTGGCCTATTTATTGCTATCGGAATGTATTTTGCAACTCGTGCCGTAACAAGCGGCTTTATCCGTTATTTAAAATTTAATATGCGCGTTGTTAAAGGAGGTATGAAAGATGCATAA
- a CDS encoding PadR family transcriptional regulator, with protein MNVQFKKGVLELCVLVLLDKKDRYGYELVQKISDQIDISEGTVYPLLRRLTKEGYFTTYLKESTEGPPRKYYKLTDVGRSYYQELLQEWREFTNGVNQLIKEGDIDE; from the coding sequence ATGAATGTCCAATTTAAAAAAGGTGTACTAGAGCTATGCGTTTTAGTTTTACTTGATAAGAAAGACCGTTACGGATATGAACTCGTGCAAAAAATTTCTGACCAGATAGATATTTCAGAAGGAACGGTTTATCCACTTTTAAGGAGGCTAACAAAAGAGGGCTATTTTACAACGTACTTGAAGGAATCAACGGAGGGACCGCCGCGTAAGTATTATAAGCTGACTGATGTAGGAAGAAGCTATTATCAAGAGCTATTGCAGGAATGGAGAGAATTCACAAATGGGGTAAACCAATTAATTAAAGAAGGTGATATAGATGAATAA